One genomic window of Opitutia bacterium includes the following:
- a CDS encoding YfbM family protein, with product MRQHLVCTIAAVTLLTSSVFAGMHMSFYAIPVDEARKLTSAKIAALLESPDTERTIDIDKAWHGIHFLLTGSADPTSDVRSKTLFGGKEIGDDLGYGPARLLLPDEVKKIAGTLKTESVEKLRARYDPNKMDALEIYPTIWSRDGIEALNYLLEHYVKLAVFYEKSAASGRAVLIVLS from the coding sequence GTGCGCCAACATCTTGTCTGCACCATTGCCGCCGTAACATTGCTCACCTCAAGCGTGTTTGCTGGAATGCATATGTCGTTCTATGCGATTCCGGTAGATGAGGCCCGCAAACTAACTTCAGCCAAGATCGCCGCGCTGCTTGAAAGCCCGGACACCGAACGGACGATCGACATCGACAAGGCATGGCACGGCATCCATTTTCTCCTTACGGGCTCGGCCGATCCGACCAGCGATGTCCGCTCCAAGACCCTCTTTGGCGGAAAAGAGATTGGCGATGACCTCGGCTACGGCCCCGCTCGCCTACTTTTGCCAGACGAGGTCAAGAAAATCGCCGGCACTCTAAAGACCGAATCTGTCGAAAAGTTACGGGCTCGCTACGACCCCAATAAAATGGATGCCCTGGAAATCTATCCGACCATCTGGTCGCGCGACGGCATTGAAGCATTGAACTATCTCTTGGAGCACTACGTAAAACTCGCAGTATTCTACGAAAAATCCGCTGCATCGGGCCGCGCAGTCTTGATCGTATTGTCGTAG
- a CDS encoding response regulator: MSDAATRKPVVLLLDDELELRAVMARMLEDQFEVEGAANVEEARMLFASRAFDALVCDHMMPGATQGLDFLVEAMTVQPNAKRILMTGYMNPELLARGVTLAQLSGVLLKPCSAQHIRKALHDALGLSV, translated from the coding sequence ATGTCCGACGCCGCCACCAGGAAACCGGTGGTGCTGTTGCTCGACGACGAGCTGGAGTTGCGCGCGGTGATGGCGCGGATGCTCGAAGATCAATTCGAAGTGGAGGGGGCGGCGAACGTCGAGGAAGCCCGGATGCTGTTCGCTTCGCGCGCGTTCGATGCGCTGGTGTGCGACCACATGATGCCGGGCGCGACGCAGGGGCTGGATTTCCTGGTCGAGGCGATGACGGTGCAGCCGAACGCGAAACGGATTCTGATGACGGGCTACATGAACCCGGAGCTGCTTGCGCGCGGCGTGACGCTCGCGCAACTCAGCGGCGTGCTGCTGAAGCCGTGCTCGGCGCAACACATCCGCAAGGCGCTGCATGATGCGCTGGGGTTGAGCGTGTGA
- a CDS encoding response regulator has protein sequence MTAPTNAPFNAAKKGAVLLVDDERPLIALYAEALAPYFDCDLAGSAREAGFMLHKKQYKVIVCDHLMPGGNGLSFLVHVREEYPNTQRVLVTGYMKPEMLLRSVNEAALYRYLLKPVSLPELIKTVQEAAKLHDQAVAAS, from the coding sequence ATGACAGCCCCGACCAACGCTCCGTTCAACGCGGCGAAGAAAGGTGCGGTCCTGCTCGTGGACGACGAGCGGCCGCTGATCGCGCTCTACGCGGAGGCGTTGGCGCCGTATTTCGACTGCGATCTCGCCGGCTCGGCGCGCGAGGCGGGCTTCATGCTGCACAAGAAGCAATACAAGGTGATCGTGTGCGATCACCTGATGCCAGGCGGCAACGGCCTGAGTTTTCTGGTGCACGTGCGGGAGGAGTATCCGAACACGCAGCGCGTGCTCGTGACGGGCTACATGAAGCCCGAGATGCTGCTACGCAGCGTGAACGAGGCGGCGCTTTATCGCTACCTGCTCAAGCCGGTGTCGCTGCCGGAGCTGATCAAGACCGTGCAAGAGGCCGCCAAACTGCACGACCAAGCGGTCGCCGCGTCCTGA
- a CDS encoding ankyrin repeat domain-containing protein encodes MAQTDFFATAREGTFPLVPADQLTPENLTARNASGNTPLHLAAKYGSLDQLPLSVLTTATLTLKNDAGYTPLHLAARAGRLSQVPAALLTREFLLLRSNSGFTPLHLAASAGTLDQIPAGLLDLETVLLKTDHGNTLLHEAAEAGTLDRFPRQFITRDTLTSPNISGETVLHVAVFNGHLQQVPAEFLTAENLLTKTANHDTVLHAAAISGHLDQIPAPLFTHDNLLLATKAGYTVIHAAAESGYLNQIPPNALSIDLLISRNDFGDTPLHAAAVEGHLNQIPREFFNRTTMLIRNYNGGTPIGAAIRHGHVDQLPDDFRPKEPNAFQRFLYKIGLSRPPHT; translated from the coding sequence ATGGCCCAAACCGACTTCTTCGCCACCGCCCGCGAAGGCACTTTCCCTCTCGTGCCAGCCGATCAGTTGACGCCGGAGAATCTCACCGCGCGCAACGCTTCCGGCAACACGCCGCTGCACCTCGCCGCCAAATACGGCTCGCTCGACCAGCTGCCGCTGAGCGTCCTCACCACCGCGACGCTCACGCTCAAGAACGACGCCGGCTACACGCCGCTCCACCTCGCCGCGCGCGCCGGCCGACTCTCGCAAGTCCCCGCCGCCCTCCTCACTCGGGAATTCCTCCTTCTGCGCTCGAACAGCGGCTTCACCCCGCTCCACCTCGCCGCCTCCGCCGGCACGCTCGACCAGATCCCCGCCGGCCTGCTCGATCTCGAAACCGTCCTCCTCAAGACCGACCACGGCAACACCCTCCTCCACGAGGCCGCCGAGGCCGGCACGCTTGACCGCTTCCCGCGCCAATTCATCACGCGCGACACGCTGACCTCGCCGAACATTTCCGGCGAAACCGTCCTCCACGTCGCCGTCTTCAACGGCCACCTCCAACAGGTCCCCGCCGAGTTTCTCACCGCGGAAAATCTCCTCACCAAGACGGCCAACCACGACACCGTGCTGCACGCCGCCGCGATCTCCGGCCACCTCGACCAGATCCCCGCGCCGCTCTTCACGCACGACAATCTCCTCCTCGCCACCAAGGCCGGCTACACCGTCATCCACGCCGCCGCCGAGTCCGGTTACCTGAACCAGATCCCGCCGAACGCGCTCAGCATCGACCTGCTGATCTCGCGCAACGATTTCGGCGACACCCCGCTGCACGCCGCCGCTGTCGAAGGTCACCTCAACCAGATCCCGCGCGAGTTCTTCAACCGCACGACGATGCTGATCCGCAACTACAACGGCGGCACGCCCATCGGGGCCGCCATCCGCCACGGCCACGTGGACCAGTTGCCCGACGATTTCCGACCCAAGGAGCCTAACGCCTTCCAGCGTTTCCTCTACAAGATCGGCCTGTCGCGCCCGCCGCACACTTGA
- the eno gene encoding phosphopyruvate hydratase, translating into MNTTITAITAREIIDSRGNPTVEVDVRLASGQLGRAAVPSGASTGEHEAIELRDGDKKRYGGKGTLKAVANVKAKIAPALLGMDATDQVGVDKAMLKLDGTSTKSNLGANAILGVSMATAKAAANALGQPLYKYLGGPNAKVLPVPMMNIMNGGAHSDAPIDFQEFMIMPTGAKSFSEGLRMGCEVFHSLKKVLKEKGLATAVGDEGGFAPKLESTEAALDAIALAVKNAGYKLGKDINLALDVASSEFYVKEKKHYVFKKSSGQILTGDEMVEFYKKLTEKYPIISIEDGCAEGDWTTWKKLTDAIGDRVQLVGDDLFVTNTEFLKKGIDTGTANSILVKVNQIGSLTETFDAVEMAKEANYTAVISHRSGETEDVTIADIAVATNAGQIKTGSLCRTDRVAKYNQLLRIEEELGKSAIYGGKL; encoded by the coding sequence ATGAATACCACCATCACCGCCATCACCGCCCGCGAGATCATCGACTCCCGCGGCAATCCCACTGTCGAGGTCGACGTTCGCCTCGCCTCCGGCCAACTCGGCCGCGCCGCTGTGCCCTCGGGCGCCTCCACCGGCGAACACGAAGCCATCGAACTCCGCGACGGTGACAAAAAGCGCTACGGCGGCAAAGGCACGCTGAAGGCCGTCGCCAACGTCAAAGCCAAGATCGCCCCCGCCCTCCTCGGCATGGACGCCACCGACCAAGTCGGCGTCGACAAGGCGATGCTCAAGCTCGACGGCACCTCGACCAAGTCGAACCTCGGCGCCAATGCCATCCTCGGCGTCTCCATGGCCACCGCCAAGGCCGCCGCCAACGCCCTCGGCCAGCCGCTCTACAAATACCTCGGCGGACCGAACGCGAAGGTCCTCCCCGTTCCGATGATGAACATCATGAACGGCGGCGCGCACTCCGATGCCCCGATCGATTTCCAGGAATTCATGATCATGCCCACCGGCGCGAAGTCCTTCTCCGAAGGTCTCCGCATGGGCTGCGAAGTGTTCCACTCGCTCAAGAAGGTCCTCAAGGAAAAGGGCCTCGCCACCGCCGTCGGTGACGAAGGCGGCTTCGCCCCGAAGCTCGAGTCCACCGAGGCCGCACTCGACGCCATCGCCCTCGCCGTGAAGAACGCCGGCTACAAGCTCGGCAAGGACATCAACCTCGCCCTCGACGTCGCCTCCTCCGAATTCTACGTGAAGGAGAAGAAGCACTACGTCTTCAAAAAATCCTCCGGCCAGATCCTCACCGGCGACGAGATGGTCGAGTTCTACAAGAAGCTCACCGAGAAATATCCGATCATCTCCATCGAAGACGGCTGCGCCGAAGGCGACTGGACCACCTGGAAGAAACTCACCGACGCCATCGGCGACCGCGTGCAACTCGTCGGCGACGACCTGTTCGTCACCAACACCGAGTTCCTCAAGAAGGGCATCGATACCGGCACCGCGAACTCGATCCTCGTTAAGGTGAACCAAATCGGCTCCCTCACCGAGACCTTCGACGCCGTCGAGATGGCCAAGGAAGCCAACTACACCGCCGTCATCTCGCACCGCTCGGGCGAGACTGAGGACGTCACCATCGCCGACATCGCCGTCGCGACCAACGCCGGCCAGATCAAGACCGGCTCGCTCTGCCGCACCGACCGCGTCGCGAAATACAACCAGCTCCTCCGCATCGAGGAAGAGCTCGGCAAGTCCGCGATCTACGGCGGCAAGCTCTAA
- a CDS encoding choice-of-anchor A family protein, which translates to MRFAVRALLLCAVVLSVGLSTQLRAQTVSEQALAAYDYYSRNYNVVTFGNLSLNGTHTDGGIAVGGNLTVNNGAIMAMQDSPSIGSDPALYVNGQITLAGNAQFNRGYAATPNLSNSLTWTYDPGNNQNQRALTNGTYTLSYNTTDAQAYVDPRTVSGPAGWNWSTAQNALIDASATLAAATVNGTATIQGQTLTFTSNGSGVVVFNIDANKIVNGIYDINNDGFFDQNTERLSNIQANLNADQYFVVNVRNATSTDGSKILFDGVNNFNGGTNNEHLLWNIIPDANTGTADILNLGTNFYGSILAPLVDVQSNNRYLNGQFVGNSLTQTSAEIHYANGYSAPVSFSPVPEPSAYAVVIAVLGGVGFVWHRRRSRRDENS; encoded by the coding sequence ATGCGCTTCGCCGTTCGCGCCCTCCTCCTCTGCGCCGTGGTCCTCTCCGTGGGACTCTCGACGCAATTGCGTGCGCAAACGGTGAGCGAACAGGCGCTGGCGGCCTACGACTACTACTCGCGGAACTACAACGTCGTCACCTTCGGCAACCTGTCGCTCAACGGCACCCACACCGACGGCGGCATCGCGGTAGGAGGCAACCTCACCGTGAACAACGGCGCGATCATGGCGATGCAGGACTCGCCCTCGATCGGCTCCGATCCCGCGCTCTACGTGAACGGCCAGATCACGCTCGCAGGCAATGCGCAGTTCAACCGCGGCTATGCCGCCACGCCGAACCTGTCGAACTCGCTCACGTGGACCTACGATCCCGGTAACAACCAAAACCAGCGCGCCCTGACCAACGGCACCTACACGCTCAGCTACAACACCACGGACGCGCAGGCCTACGTCGATCCCCGCACGGTCTCCGGACCCGCCGGCTGGAATTGGTCCACCGCCCAAAACGCCCTCATCGACGCGTCCGCCACCCTCGCCGCCGCGACCGTCAACGGCACCGCCACCATCCAAGGCCAGACACTCACCTTCACCAGCAACGGCTCCGGCGTCGTCGTCTTCAACATCGACGCCAACAAGATCGTCAACGGCATCTACGACATCAACAACGACGGCTTCTTCGATCAGAACACCGAGCGCCTCAGCAACATTCAGGCGAACCTCAACGCCGACCAGTATTTCGTCGTCAACGTCCGCAACGCCACCAGCACCGACGGCAGCAAGATCCTCTTCGATGGCGTGAACAATTTCAACGGCGGCACCAACAACGAGCACCTGCTCTGGAACATCATCCCGGACGCGAACACCGGCACCGCCGACATCCTGAACCTCGGCACGAATTTCTACGGCAGCATCCTCGCGCCGCTCGTCGACGTGCAGAGCAACAACCGCTACCTCAACGGCCAATTCGTCGGCAACAGCCTCACGCAAACCAGCGCGGAGATCCATTACGCAAACGGTTACTCCGCCCCCGTGAGCTTCTCGCCCGTGCCCGAGCCGAGCGCCTACGCCGTCGTCATCGCCGTGCTTGGCGGAGTCGGCTTCGTCTGGCACCGCCGCCGCTCGCGCCGCGACGAAAATTCGTGA